The Astatotilapia calliptera chromosome 17, fAstCal1.2, whole genome shotgun sequence genome has a segment encoding these proteins:
- the LOC113009328 gene encoding uncharacterized protein LOC113009328 — protein MARCRSYLRGLAICVTVLLLVSGFVMIGAAFSPIDDIPVAELFDQLSISNGLLVLQVFGPLTMVLSVLGISAASLDYKSLLLVFSALTFVEFVALMIVASPLVQVQAQMDFAVDELFLNVTPLHKAAADIQKELNKLQTSDSCCGLRKFEDWDNQLPFSCICTPPTTTYTSESRSQPGNSSSYEPCVMVGSNQQFVHSKPCGPILKSYLSFPVKLRIGIISAFATIAITAIALCLALGLEKYWKKPPVETTVDDYDRVKYQPKPSLT, from the exons ATGGCTCGCTGCAGGAGCTACTTGCGAGGACTTGCTATCTGTGTTACTGTGTTGCTACTG GTGTCTGGGTTTGTGATGATTGGTGCTGCTTTTTCCCCCATTGATGATATACCTGTTGCAGAG TTGTTTGACCAGCTGTCCATTAGTAATGGCTTACTGGTCCTGCAGGTGTTTGGTCCACTCACAATGGTTTTGTCTGTTCTGGGCATATCTGCTGCCTCTTTGGACTACAAATCTTTGCTGTTGGTG ttttctgcTCTGACATTTGTGGAGTTTGTGGCACTAATGATCGTTGCCTCACCCCTGGTTCAGGTTCAAGCTCAG aTGGACTTTGCCGTGGATGAATTGTTTCTCAATGTGACACCCCTACacaaagcagcagctgacaTCCAGAAAGAATTAAATAAGCTTCAGACGTCG GACTCCTGTTGTGGTTTGAGGAAATTTGAAGACTGGGATAATCAGCTTCCTTTTTCCTGTATCTGCACACCTCCTACAACCACCTATACCAGTGAGTCAAG ATCTCAGCCTGGTAATTCCAGCTCATATGAGCCTTGTGTGATGGTGGGAAGTAACCAGCAGTTTGTGCACTCCAAG CCCTGTGGTCCCATCCTAAAGAGCTACCTGAGTTTCCCAGTCAAGCTCAGAATAGGAATCATTTCAGCTTTCGCCACCATtgca ataACAGCCATTGCTCTGTGTCTTGCTTTGGGTCTGGAGAAATACTGGAAGAAGCCTCCAGTTGAAACTACAGTCGACGACTACGACAGAGTGAAATACCAACCTAAACCTTCCCtcacctga
- the LOC113009715 gene encoding tetraspanin-8-like encodes MAVNKCIKYLLFFFNLLFWLSGCLILAVSIYLRVSKGGNQITDQYFPAVNLMIAIGTIIMVLGFLGCCGAYRESRCMLLLFFIFLLIIFILLVAAGIAGAVSQNKMEDWVNKQLKDMLPLAKQPDTVKSDLKNLQKDLKCCGLVNGKTDWSPDPFPESCRCNVTNSPTPVPGAECGSEGYYSTPCSTRIVNLMKENMVIVLGIAFGIAVLLIFGLAFSMALYCQISKKDGPTTNA; translated from the exons CTGAGCGGTTGCCTCATCCTAGCCGTCTCCATCTACCTGAGAGTCAGCAAGGGTGGAAACCAG ATCACCGATCAGTACTTCCCTGCAGTCAACCTGATGATTGCCATCGGCACGATCATCATGGTTCTCGGCTTCCTGGGCTGCTGTGGAGCCTACAGAGAGAGCCGCTGCATGTTGCTGCTG TTCTTCATCTTCCTTctcatcatcttcatcctccTGGTGGCAGCAGGCATCGCAGGAGCTGTGAGCCAGAATAAG ATGGAAGACTGGGTGAACAAGCAGTTGAAAGATATGTTGCCACTTGCAAAACAACCTGACACGGTGAAAAGTGACCTGAAGAATCTGCAGAAAGAT CTCAAGTGTTGTGGTCTTGTGAACGGAAAGACAGACTGGTCTCCAGATCCATTCCCAGAATCCTGTCGCTGCAACGTCACCAACAGTCCCACCCCTGTCCCCGGTGCTGAGTGTGGCTCAGAAGGTTACTACAGCACG CCCTGCTCCACCCGAATCGTCAACCTGATGAAGGAGAATATGGTGATAGTGCTGGGAATTGCCTTCGGCATCGCCGTCCTGCTG ATTTTCGGCTTGGCTTTCTCCATGGCTCTCTACTGTCAGATCAGCAAGAAGGACGGACCTACCACCAACGCCTGA